In Euphorbia lathyris chromosome 10, ddEupLath1.1, whole genome shotgun sequence, a single genomic region encodes these proteins:
- the LOC136209949 gene encoding cytokinin riboside 5'-monophosphate phosphoribohydrolase LOG3 — protein MEVEGTEIRQTSSRFKRVCVFCGSSHGKKTSYQDAAIELGQELVLRNIDLVYGGGSIGLMGLVSQAVHDGGRHVIGVIPKTLMPRELTGETVGEVKAVADMHQRKAEMAKHSDAFIALPGGYGTLEELLEVITWAQLGIHDKPVGLLNVDGYYNSLLSFIDKAVEEGFINPTARNIILSAPNAKDLVKKLEEYVPCHERVASKLRWEIDQIDYSENYDISR, from the exons GAAGTTGAAGGTACTGAAATTAGGCAAACTTCATCTAGGTTCAAAAGGGTTTGTGTTTTTTGTGGTAGTAGTCATGGAAAGAAGACTAGCTACCAAGATGCTGCTATTGAGCTTGGCCAGGAATTG gttttAAGGAACATTGATTTGGTGTATGGAGGAGGAAGCATTGGTTTGATGGGTTTGGTATCTCAAGCTGTTCATGATGGTGGTCGCCATGTTATTGG AGTTATTCCCAAGACGCTCATGCCTCGAGAG CTAACTGGTGAGACAGTAGGGGAAGTGAAGGCAGTAGCAGATATGCATCAAAGGAAAGCAGAGATGGCTAAGCACTCAGATGCTTTTATTGCCTTACCAG GTGGTTATGGGACTCTAGAAGAATTACTTGAAGTTATAACTTGGGCTCAACTCGGAATTCATGACAAACCG GTGGGATTGCTGAATGTTGATGGATACTATAATTCTTTGCTCTCATTTATTGACAAAGCTGTGGAAGAAGGATTCATAAACCCAACTGCTAGAAACATCATTCTTTCTGCCCCAAATGCAAAGGACTTAGTCAAAAAATTGGAG GAATATGTGCCCTGCCATGAAAGGGTAGCTTCAAAATTGAGGTGGGAAATTGATCAGATAGACTATTCTGAAAACTATGATATATCAAGGTGA